Part of the Hemibagrus wyckioides isolate EC202008001 linkage group LG09, SWU_Hwy_1.0, whole genome shotgun sequence genome, actactaacaacaacgaaactattaccactactaacaacaacaaaactattaccactactaacaacaacaaaactattaccactactaacaacaacgaaactattaccactactaacaacaacaaaactattaccactactaacaacaacaaaactattaccactactaacaAGAAcaaactattaccactactaacaacaacgaaactattaccactactaacaacaacaaaactattaccactactaacaacaacaaaactattaccactactaacaacaacaaaactattaccactactactactaacaacaacaaaactattaccactactaataACAACAAACCTATTACCACTGCTAACAACAAACCTATTACCACTgctaacaacaacaaacctattaccactactaacaacaaaactattaccactactaacaacaacaaaactattaccactactaacaacaacaaaactattaccactactactactaacaacaacaaaactattaccactactactactaacaacaacaaaactattaccactactactactaacaacaaaactaccactactactactaacaacaacaaaactattaccactactactactaacaacaaaactaccactactactactaacaacaacaaaactattaccactactactactaacaacaaaactaccactactactactaacaacaacaaaactattaccactactactgctaacAACAaaactaccactactactactaacaacaacaaaactattaccactactactactaacaacaaaactattaccactactactactaacaacaacaaaactattaccactactactactaacaacaacaaaactattaCCACTACCACTAGCAGCAACAAAACTATTatcactactaacaacaacaaaactattaccactactaataGTGTCTGTGACATGTCCAGACTTTTAGTCATGTACATGATGTATGAATATGCCATGCTTCTTGAATTGCTTTGTAGTTCCTCAGGGTGATTTACTGGAAGTTTGTATGAACTGCAAATGTCAGCTGGAATACAGTCCCACATTATTGCTTTTATTTCAAATCAATTTCACCTTGACCCACACATCTGGCCACTTACAGCTGGAATACAGTCCCacattattgattttattttaaatcaatttCACCTTGACCCACACATCTGGCCACTTACAACTGGAATACAGTCCCACATTATTGATTTGGGGAAACAAGCAGTGTGCCGAAGCTTTCACTCCTGTCCATTAGATGGCAGTGAAGTGTCATGTGCTCAGATTATAACTGACAGAAGAAGTGACCTCTTCGTGTGCATTCGTATAAGTAGTCGGTGTATTTGTGTGGACACCCCTTTCttattaattttgtattttaataacaGCATTAAAATGTTTGTAGTTAGAGGAGTCCTGCGCCTTACACAGAGGTTGGCTGGTGTTAGTGTGTCGAGGCGGGGATGTGCCGGTGCTGTTGCCGTGGACGACATCGTTAATGGACTAACAGATGAACAGATTCAGGTGAATTAGACAAAACACTGTCGGTATTTTATGATGGCGGTGCAAGCATTATATTGATGAAGATGCTGGAGGATATCTGTGCAACAACGTCTGAAAGTCTGTACTGAAAACAcggctgctttttttttactgtagctCCAGACGTCACTGTTTCCCAGCAAGTCTTTTCGTAAAGACGTCTTAATAACAAACTTCACCACTCAATGTCACAAGCCACTGCTAGCTTTCCGACTagctaataatgtttttatttatttattgattactGAGCAAATTATATATAGCGCCTTCCCAATAAAAATTGCCAGTTAAGTAGTTATCTAGTAGGTTAGCTCGAGCTAACGTTAACGTCTGCGTGTGACGTCACTCCTGACCTTGTACAATACTTTGCTAAAACATTGTGTCAAATACAGACATGACCTCAAAACCTGAAGCATAAATAATTTTaacatatttatgttttatgtctTTGTGTTTTTAGCTAATTTTTAATACTGCAGAAAGTAGTATGGGAAAGTAGTGCGTTTCTGTAGATTCGCCTTTTCCCCCTCAGGGGGCGTGGTTTGAAGACcgtttctgattggctgctatGGCTTCCCACCTTCAGACCCATAGAAGCAAATGAGGTGCTTAATTCTaattaaacatatattttatgttataaTTAAGAAGGGAGAGTTAGTTTAAGTTCTTGAAACAAGTACAGTGGTTGTTAAGTTTCTGCTTAGTTTTTGTACACCATTACTTGTAATATTTAGTTGTCACGGCTGTGACATGATGTGTGTCAgttttatatacaatatatgttcaaaagtatgtgaacacccAAACATCAGCTCCATATGTACACAGACTTGCAGTATCTTTGCTGTTACAATAATCTCCAGTCTTCTAGGAAGACTTTCCACTAAGTTTTGCAGAAActctgtggggatttgtggtcattcagccacaagagcattagtgaagtcgggcactgatgtcaggcaaGGAGACCAAGTCGGTGTGTTCCTGTTCACCCTTAATGATTTCAGTAAGGGAAATCGGTTCGTGTGAGGGGAAATTGTTATTCTATAGCTTACAAAGACATCATGTACAAAACCGTGCTTCCAATTTGTGCCAACAGTATGTGGAAGGTCCACATATGAGTACGACTGTCaagtgcacaaacttttggctatatggTGTATGTTAGTTGGTCCATGAATACCTCTCAGATTCCAACATGATTTTCTACTTTCTTGCTGCACAGATCAGGTAACATGCCAGTTTAAGAAACACTGCCTCAAAGATGTATAAAACCTTACTCAATAAGTatgattttttggggggggtatTTAAATATGACAAAACAGACATTGATCTAGTTTGTAATAATGCTTCTACACTGTGTCCAGGTCACGATAGACAAAGTTTTATGTTTACATTGTTTAAGTAACCCAATACCCaattgttgttgatctttcggctgctcccttcgtgtgaggggtcaccacagtggagcaactggtccgcacaacaacttggcacaggttttacaccagatgcccttcttGACGCAACCCTCCCGTCTTTATCCGGGTTTGGGACCGACACTGAATCCAGTGGCTgtggtttgggcactggctgggaatcgggccttccgcatggtaggcgagaaacctgcCACTGAGCCACCATTGCTAAATGACCCAATACAATAATACCATGAAACTGAGATCAGTTGAGTGAAGAGCTGATGATGAGTCTCGTTTAATTTCTACAGGTGGCTTTTAActcaggtgatgagacagactgatgtgtgtgtgtcactgataATCCATGTGAGAGCACCTCTTCTGCTGTAAATGTagaatttgttaaaaaatatggCAGCAATGTTGTTTTTTCCATGAGCTCTAAATGTAGAGGAATGTGCAGCGTCTTTCCACGATATTGAAATGGACTCGAATGTGATTTCTCCCTTTTAACTTTTGAGGATTTTTAAAAGAGAAACTGCGTGCGAGTGAGATAtttggaaaatggaaaaatattccAAAATGTTAATCAAAATGTGACCATGTGAAGCGATCTTGCTACTTGCATGGTATTTTTAAAATCCTAATTTGCATTCTTGATTATTACTTTTGAACTATGTGCACACTGACTGACCGATCTCATGTATTACACCAGCTCCGACACACAGTTCAGCGGTTCTGTCAAGAAAAGCTTGCGCCGTATGCTGACGAGATAGACAAGGCAAATGATTTTCCACGTATGAGAGTAAGTCCTGACACAAATCCTGTGTAAATGTCATGACACCACAGCTCTAAGTCTTTATCATTAAACTAAAAGGGTTTTACATGAAAAAatatcctgtgtgtttatttttgttttgctttaggACTTTTGGAAAGAGGCAGGTGCACTGGGATTACTTGGAATTACAGCTCCAGGCAAGAACAACTTCTTTTTAATACCTTTTTGGTCAGCAACTTTTCTGTGTCTGATAAATATGCActtactgagcactttattaggaacatgcaGTTTTGTAATGAGCCAATCGTGTGATAGCAGCGCAATGCATTAAAATCCTGCAAATATAggtaatgttttaataaatcgTCAGATTGAGGGAATGTGCGATCTCCATGAATTTGAGTGTTGCATGGTTGTTGGTCGCAGACAGCTGCTTATGTGTGTTTCTATAactcctgagattttcacacaagaGTTTCTAGAATTTACTCAGATTGGTGCCATTAGGATAAAatgtccagtgagcagcagttctgcagactggacagttgaagaccaGAAAAAACTGATGAATCTCTATTGTGAGATtgtagggtcagaatttggcagcAACAGAAGAATCCATGTacccaacctgccttgtgtccaCAGTTCAGGctagtggaggtggtgtaatattgtgttttttaagGCTGTTTTTTTACCAGTCATCAGTTGAATGCCACAGCCAATCCTGTAATAGCTACTTCCAGGATGATCATGCACTAAACCAAAAGTCATCTGGTTTCATGAATATGACAATAAGTTTTCTTCAGTGGTCTTCCCAGTAGAACAGCTTTAGGATGTGGTGAGACAGGAAATTCACAGCATGAAAATgcacctgaaaaatctgcagaaaTTGACCAGGATCTCAAAAGAAGGTTATTCCTAGATCCCGTGAAATCCATTGAAGCCACGATGAATTGAGGCTGTTTGAGAGCAAAGACAGGCCCTAcccagtgttcctaataaagtgctcaatgagagtgagtgtataagtagTCTCTAAATGTAGTCATGAAAGCACTTCCATCTTCaaccatgtttttttctgatgaCAGTGGAGTATGGTGGAACAGGACTAGGCTATCTTGATCATGTAATCGTGATGGAAGAGATATCACGGGTGTCAGCAGCTGTTGCTCTCAGCTACGGTGCACACTCCAACCTGTGTGTCAATCAGCTTGTGCGCCATGGCAACCAGAATCAGAAAGAAAAGTATCTCCCGAAGGTAGGACGTTAAATCTCGTATGaatagatctctctctctctctcccccctctttcTGTTCTCTGTCTCACATTTACCCCTTAATCACTTGCTTCCAGGCATCTGCTTTACATAAATTATACTGCATCAAGTGTATTATTTAGTCTGGATCAGTTTAATTACAATTGGCTCCAGAGTTGTTGTAATGATTAAtgaggagcaaaaaaaaaactcttttatTAGCTTGATCTCGCACTGAGAAAATGAGAAGTTTCATCTTTATTTCAAATTCAGTTTATTGTaagaaatctttttaaaatcacTCATCAAAATTTTATAACACAATTATGTACGGACATCCACAGACAATATGTAGCTAAAGCCTGGTCCCTTTTCAATAGAGTTCAATTTCCATGTACGCATAAattccatttatattttatttgaagtTTACTCGATTGTTCATTATGCTACTTTAATGCATGCCATGAGACTGATCAACCGGAAGATCCTTAATTTACAACAAGAGCTGGAACCTGAGAGAAAGTCAGTTTATGACTAGATGTGGGTGTGTTCAGTGATGTGAATAAGTTGAGAAAAGTTGAACTGTATGCAAATTGGAGCAGTGTGGTACAGCgactaccaatgggagtgaagacagcaGAGTGCATGTGATCCGTGACAACGAACAAACCCTGCATCTCCTTCATCTCATATAATATGGTgcaaatatatacactactgaaTTGTATGGACAAATCTCCCTCCAAAATCTTTCATTTTAGCTAAAAGAAAATTTTTAATGCAATTTTGAATCCTAGTTGCTCCACCCAatgataaatgttattattttggcaaccagtagtagaaATGCCTCCTGGTGACTTTATAGTACAGCAACTGGCCATTAAAATGCAGTACGTGTGAAAGCAGCTTAAATGTTCCACCATGATTTCGTATAACTGCGGTATATAAAGTGGGACACACAATTTCCTAAAAAATCGAATGTGGTGTGAAAATGATCGTGTGTTTAGTGATTTTACACTGAGGTGCTTGGCATCGATGGGGGGAAAGAACTATAGAATTGGATCTTCTGCCCTCAGGATagtgcacctacacacactgtgTAGTCAACAGAGGAGTTTTTAACCTGGTTAGCGCTTCACATCCAAAACATTCACCAGATTTCGCTCTTTGAGACTGCTATTTgttcctgaaaataaaaatgagactTAAGGACAAAAGATGAGACACTGGaaccaggaggaaaaaaaaaacaggatgctCTGGACATGATGACAAAAGAGGATGATGAAAGGAAATGTTCCCAGGAATAAGTGAGACGCTGGGACACGTCCCTCTTTGTAAATATGAGATTACATAGAAGCCAAATAAATTCTGGCAATATTCTGGAGCTGACATATTGTTCAAAAACAATGAGAAGAGCACAACATACGGTTTGTTCCATTATTTAGTGACattaactcttaatgcttcagcatacccagacattttggaaaatttcatgctccaaactttgtgagaacagtttggggatgaccccttcctgtcccaacatgactgcgcaccagtgcacaatgcaaggtccataaagacatggatgggtGAGTTTGGTTTGGAGGAACTGACCTCAACTCGACAGAACACCTGAATGAATTAAagaggagactgcgagccaggccttctaatccaacatcagtgcctgacctcacaaatgcacttctagtgaaatggtcaaacattcccataaacacactcctaaaccttgtggaaagccttcccggaagagttatagctgcaaaggcagggccaactccatattaaattcatgtgcatataaaggcagacgtcccagtttaatttatcccaaaggtgttctatgagggttgaggtgcaggccagtcaagttcctctacaccaaactcgcttatccatgtctttatagactttgctttgtgcattggtgtacagtcatgttggaacaggaagatgtcatccccaaactattcctacaaagttgggagcatgaaattgtccaaaatgtcttggtatgctgaagcattaagagttcatttcactggaactaaggggtcaaacccaaccccctgaaaaacaacccatgaattcaatgatttggaggagtgtcccaaaacttttggcaatatagtgtataagatGCTTTTCTTGTATTACTTACAAGTAACATATCCCTAAGTGACAACCATATCCTTTGTTAATATAATCACTCCAGCTGCTACTTTTAATTTAAGTCTCTTTATTAAAATGGTACCTTGCTATCGAGAGTCAGTTGTTATATAGGACATGATGATGTATTTTCCAGTTAATTACAGGAGAATACATAGGCGCCCTGGCTATGAGCGAGCCCAACTCCGGCTCTGACGTCGTATCTATGAAACTGACTGCAAGGAAAGAAGGTGAGCTGTGGCCTGTTGCTTCTTTTCCTCGAAGGCCTAAATGTTTTGTAATACACAGTGATCTGATTTGAGACCCTGATTATTGTGTTATACTGTGGTATAATTTATGGTCATATGGCTGGATATTCAAGATGGGCTGTGCTCATGGCAAATCTAGTCTCTTAGCCTGTACATATGCTATGTTTCAGATCAGCTTTGCTCTGAAAtaatcctctttttttttttttgttcgttcCCTTTTGCTCTGACTGCTTGTGCCCTTTTAAGATGACCACTACGTTTTGAACGGGAACAAGTTCTGGATCACGAATGGACCTGACGCGGACGTCCTGATTGTGTACGCGAAGACGGACGTAAACGCAGCTGCACGCGGAATCTCCGCCTTTGTTATAGAAAAGGTTAGAAATGCACATGGACTCATTCTACATCCAGCTGAGTCACTGAAGAAAACCCCAAACACATTTCCAACTAAGTTTGAAGTCACTaaagctgtgtcccaaatgacgtCCTACACATGCTACGCCTAACATCTAGTAGATGAATTTCAGAAGGGGAATAtcgtctcaaatggaacactaacAGTTTGTTACCCTGTCGATGGCGAATGACCTCAAACGCACAATAACACAGTCACTTTAGCTCAATacagtgaatttttaaaatgttgaataATAAATCATGCAGTATTAGATCacttaaaagacatttgtgagATGTCTTGTCCATCAGAATGTCATCAGCCATCCAGCATTAGCACCTAGTAGCTCCACCCCTCTTCTGCTTCGTAAGCAAAGCTTCGAGTGTtgagtgtccaacattccacacttcatATGTTTgcttgaataagtgcatcatcctGGTACTTGAAGTGCACTATTTATACTACTTAATGGTGGAGAATATTGAGCAAGTATATACGAGTTTGGGATGCACCTTCAGTGCTGATTTAATTCCGTGTTTGTTCCTCGAAGGGAATGCCTGGTTTCAGCACTGCACAGAAGCTAGATAAGCTGGGAATGAGAGGCTCCAACACATGCGAGCTCGTCTTTGAAGACTGCAAGGTTCCAGGTCTGTATTTTGTCCAGCCCGGCATACAAATAAAGGAAATGAAGTCGATCTGTTTCTCTTTGGTTTTGCTgcattgttttaaagctcattGTTAATTTTAGAGAAGAACATGTTGGGACCGTTGAACAAAGGCGTTTACGTACTGATGAGCGGACTCGACCTGGAGAGACTGGTGCTCTCAGCCGGGCCTATTGGGTAATTTAAGCACCTCTGACTTGTGTTTAAACAGATTTCCAAATCGTTTTGTTGAACAGATCGTTTTATCTTCATGTATTTTATCTCACAGCATTATGCAAGCTGTGCTGGATCACGCTATTCCTTATCTGCATGTCCGAGAAGCATTCGGTCAGAAGATCGGCCACTTTCAGGTTGGTTTGTGTAGAAATTTCCGATTAATaggttttaaaaattttaagGTAATAAACCTGCTGTGTGCATTATTGTTTGTCATGCATATTTTCAAATTACTGTCGTATTTGCACGTTTTATTGCCCcactttaaaatatatatatatatacactaccagtcaaaagtttggacacaccatttaattcaatgttttttgtttagggatttatttccTACATTCTAGtgcaatactggagatttcaaaactatgaaataacatacatggacttaagtactccatatgtaatgacaacaaaaaacagtcagttgttattttaagacacgaaggtcaggtgttctggaatagttcttgcaagaacagtattgtcaagtgcatttgcaaaacccatcaagcaccatgatgaaactggctcacatgaagaccatcccagtaaagcaagaccaaaacttacctctgctgcagaggagaagttcatttagagttaccagcctcagaaatcaccaattagcacctcagattagagccgttatgaaggctttacagagcatcagtagcagacatatctcaatatcaactgttcaaacgagattattgtgtatttcggccgccttcagcattgttttacaatgtagaaagtaataaacatcaggaaagaccatggaattagaagatgtgtccaaacttctgACTGGTAGAGTATATATTACCACTCTGTTTGAATGCTGGacatatctatatatttttatattcagtgttttttttgtttttttttgtggtttgttcTAATAAACAGCAGGTGAGAAATCTCTAAACCTCCCAAAAAacaattttctttgtttttattattaatattttgctATAATAATATAGCCCACAGCACTGAGAAAAAAGTaatatgtggtcagtcagatttaagaaaaaaaatattccttagagtttatattaaaaatattacgTTTCTCAACAAAAATCAGCTCAATCATGTGGAACCGATGTACGCATTTTAACTCaacaagccttttttttttttctccagttaGAAATTGAACACCCTTGTAAGAAAGGTGCCATGTCAGTGCAAACAACTcagggttgtttttttattttgttttttaaagaaagctgtatgcagaaaaaaaaaatgcttagagtctgttttttttccattcgaAGTGCTGTGGGATCACTGAACTGCACAGTGTTTTTCTGGCTTTAACGCTTGACTCAAATTATGAAGAGGTTTGAAAAAGCTGATGAGTTCTGTCCAGTGTACTGAAGCGGAAATGTGATTTGATCACGGATTTCATTAGTAATgcttgtggtgttttttttgtttgtttgtttgttttttttaatggctaGCTGATGCAAGGAAAGATGGCCGACATGTACACCCGACTTAGTTCGTGTCGCCAATACACGTATAACGTGGCCCGTGCTTGTGACAAAGGCCACTTCAGTGCCATGGTGAGTTTGTTCGAATAATTCTTCCCCCTTTGAATTGAGGCAAGCAGCTTTCTAGCAGCCGTATTGATTTTCGTCGTGTTGTTGTAGGACTGTGCTGGGGTCATCCTTTATTGTGCTGAGAACGCCACTCAGGTTGCCTTGGACGGGATTCAGTGCCTGGGTGAGTGTTCTGCAGTTtgcacagcaaaaaaaaaaaaaaatggaattaggGTTGTGAATCTTTCCATATGTTATTAGCAATGAGTTTTAATACATTATTCCCTAATGCGTTTAATGCTTACATTTAAATGCTTGTATTGATTCAGTTGTGTTTGGGGAGCATGGAAAAGCGTGGTGTATAAGGGGCTGAAGGTGCTTCgagttttcattttaaaacactTTAGCTTTCAGACTATACCATTAAATCTCATTGTAACATTTATCACTGGTGCATATATATGAgcactataataatataataaatataacggTAATGTTCCAGTATTCATGAGAAACTGAATTTTATGGAGGATCATAATTTATGAGATTCATAATATTATTGAATTCAAGtcatataatataaaaagtCTGAGAACGTGTAGTGTTTAACTCCGCTTAGTTATACAGTCTATTCCTTGAATCTACCCTTGGCTATATCTCCTTCCCTGAATTAAATTTGAAATCATACAAAAAATGATGACTGCCTCGTATCAGAGCAGTGTTTGTTTCATGCTCACTTTACTACATCTGTGTGACTCAAACTGCACATCTGTACCCACAGGTGGAAACGGTTACATTAATGACTACCCAATGGGCCGCTTCCTGCGAGATGCTAAGCTCTACGAGATCGGCGCAGGCACCAGCGAGGTCCGAAGGATGGTCATTGGCAGGGCGTTCAACGCCAGGTTCAAATAAGACTGCTGTCGAACAGGAAGCTATCACCAGGGATCTAGTGGATACGCCTTTCACGGATTTCTGTTATATTACCATAGGCACCGATTAAGCAAGAAGATCAACTTGTAAAGCTTGTGAACTTCTTGTACAACACAATAGCAATTAAAGACTGATTTATATAAATGCATTTGATTCCAGTAGGGGAAAATTGGTGAGTAATTAATAATCTCGGTCTTTATATAGTATGTGTTACGAAGCTCAGCAAAGCTAAAAGCATTGctggaaattattattattattattattattattattattattattattattattattattgaaaaacTGTATTCTGTGAAACAGActgatcttacacacacacacacacacttcagaatgtttgtttatataatgtagataaaaatacactaaaaaaaagttttatttttttgtgtgattcTGCAGTATATAGTTAACTGTATAAAAGCAATGGGTTTCTGTGATGTCTTTCCAATATAATCGCCAGTCGCAAAGTATTTTGTATGTCATGGTGTCTTTAATAACAGCCTTAATACAGTCTTTCAACGTTACAGGCTACTGTTTTGTGGCAAATAAAGGTTTTGCTCAGTGAAATATGTGCTCTGAGCTTAAAGTGGAAAGTATTGAGCACAATCCAATAACTAAAACTCACTTTTTTTCTGTAGAATTAAAAGATTGAAAGGTTTACAGGAAGAGCATCCGGCGTCCACCTGGGCCAAATCACGCGGATAAAATGATCTGCTACAAACAGCGGACCCTGCCATTGCATGGGACAAAAGCTaggagtttttaaaaaaaaagattgaaagGTTTGAATAGTGTTTTCAGTTTTTTGTAAATGTCGgtgtcatttttctttctgctcAGTAACAATGTCcaggttttttatttatctcaAATGGTGATTTTTTCCACATAGTATAAATGATAGCATATTATTTATTCTATGCATCAGCACATGTATATGCTCTCAGAAAACTGAAAAATTCTTTGTGGCATGGAAATGTGTTGCCACTAAGGTTTTTGGAAAAGTTCCTCgaagattctggtccatgttgacatgactgCAGCACAGAATTGTTGGAGATTTGTCAGCTGCACACTGTTTctgtgaatctcctgttctacaGCATCCCAAAGGTGCTCTGTTGtcttcagatctggtgactggggAATCCACTGAAGAACAATGAACTCACTGTCTTGTTCATGGAACCAGTTTGAGACAAATTGTGCTTTGTGGCGATCATCATGCTGGAGGTTGCGTTTATAAAATCTGTAAATTGGGGCCGTAAAAGGGAGGCATTCGGTCAGTAACAATACTCAGATACTCAGACTATGGCAATCAAACCATGCTTGATTGGTATTAAGAGACTGAATATGTGGCAAGAAAACATTCTGCACGTCATTATGCTGCCTccaccagcctgaactgttgaTGCAATGCGGGTCAAGTTTGTGCCTTTTGATGCCAAATTTTGACCCTAAGATCTGGAGGAGAAATCAAGATTCACCAGAGATCCTCACGTTTTTCTGATCGTCGgctgtccagtttgggtcaGTCTGTGtgcactgtttcactgtttcttaTTCATTTCTGACAGGAGAAGAACATGATGTCTTTTGATGTTGTAGCCCATCAACCTCAAGATTCAGTgcatt contains:
- the ivd gene encoding isovaleryl-CoA dehydrogenase, mitochondrial; the encoded protein is MFVVRGVLRLTQRLAGVSVSRRGCAGAVAVDDIVNGLTDEQIQLRHTVQRFCQEKLAPYADEIDKANDFPRMRDFWKEAGALGLLGITAPVEYGGTGLGYLDHVIVMEEISRVSAAVALSYGAHSNLCVNQLVRHGNQNQKEKYLPKLITGEYIGALAMSEPNSGSDVVSMKLTARKEDDHYVLNGNKFWITNGPDADVLIVYAKTDVNAAARGISAFVIEKGMPGFSTAQKLDKLGMRGSNTCELVFEDCKVPEKNMLGPLNKGVYVLMSGLDLERLVLSAGPIGIMQAVLDHAIPYLHVREAFGQKIGHFQLMQGKMADMYTRLSSCRQYTYNVARACDKGHFSAMDCAGVILYCAENATQVALDGIQCLGGNGYINDYPMGRFLRDAKLYEIGAGTSEVRRMVIGRAFNARFK